A section of the Campylobacter concisus genome encodes:
- a CDS encoding lytic transglycosylase domain-containing protein — translation MKAMLKIFLMFACSTLLLANTPEKSSYDTQVKILKELDIDASFMKTSHYAKMRQGIKQSQLETFTEALKNGYMYIPMVKEQIKKSGVPESFFYLAMIESGFSNHTVSNAKATGMWQFMEQTARLHGLKVGQYVDERKDPVESTIAATNYLKSLKNQFGKWYLAAMAYNCGDGALKRAIQKAGTDDLVTLLDAEKKYLPAETRNFVIKILRAAYTAKDADFLMSKDSSLLNINGGLKLVKVKVPGGTNLAQIGDSIGLSTKKMKNNNPHLKFVFTPPTLKDYYVYIPENKKQLFAENFKPFNGKNNFYAYVVKKGETLLSISKKTGVSHRAIKDYNELSTNAVSYNQKLIIPFSAQNKSQNYIVQTGDTIASLSKKFNVSEKDLKDANSFASSNLNVGANIVIP, via the coding sequence ATGAAAGCAATGCTTAAAATATTTTTAATGTTTGCATGTAGTACCTTGCTACTGGCAAATACCCCTGAAAAAAGCTCATACGATACTCAGGTAAAAATTTTAAAAGAGCTGGATATTGACGCTAGCTTTATGAAGACTTCTCACTATGCAAAGATGAGACAAGGTATCAAACAATCACAACTTGAAACATTTACAGAAGCTCTAAAAAATGGTTATATGTATATACCGATGGTAAAAGAGCAGATCAAAAAATCCGGCGTACCTGAGTCATTCTTTTATCTAGCTATGATAGAATCAGGCTTTTCAAATCACACAGTATCAAACGCAAAAGCTACTGGTATGTGGCAGTTTATGGAGCAAACGGCTAGACTGCATGGTCTAAAGGTAGGACAGTATGTCGATGAGAGAAAAGATCCAGTAGAGTCTACTATTGCAGCAACAAATTATCTAAAGTCGCTTAAAAATCAATTTGGCAAGTGGTATCTAGCAGCTATGGCCTATAACTGCGGCGATGGTGCGTTAAAAAGAGCTATACAAAAAGCTGGTACAGATGACCTTGTAACGCTTCTTGACGCAGAGAAAAAATACCTTCCAGCCGAAACTAGAAATTTTGTTATTAAAATTTTAAGAGCAGCATATACCGCAAAAGACGCAGACTTCTTGATGTCTAAAGATTCATCTTTGTTAAACATAAACGGAGGACTAAAGCTTGTAAAAGTAAAAGTACCTGGCGGTACAAATTTAGCTCAAATAGGCGATAGTATCGGTCTTAGTACAAAAAAGATGAAAAATAACAACCCGCATTTAAAATTTGTATTTACTCCACCAACCTTAAAAGATTATTATGTTTATATCCCTGAAAACAAAAAACAACTTTTTGCAGAAAATTTCAAGCCATTTAATGGTAAAAATAATTTTTATGCCTATGTCGTAAAAAAAGGCGAAACACTACTTTCTATCTCTAAAAAAACGGGTGTTAGTCATAGAGCGATCAAGGACTACAACGAGCTTAGCACAAATGCCGTAAGCTATAATCAAAAACTAATTATTCCATTTTCTGCCCAAAATAAATCTCAAAACTATATAGTTCAAACTGGTGATACGATAGCTTCTTTATCTAAGAAATTTAATGTGAGCGAAAAAGATTTAAAAGATGCAAATTCTTTTGCTAGTTCAAATTTAAATGTTGGAGCAAATATTGTCATACCATAA
- a CDS encoding TatD family hydrolase, whose protein sequence is MIIDTHCHLDSKVYDPDLDKILDEARNLGLKGFIIPGADINDLPKAAKIAHENSDIFFAAGVHPYDKESFDIKILRNFAKDEKCVAIGECGLDYFRLPKDENEKIKEKEDQKRIFLAQLDLAVELKKPVILHIREANEDSFNILKEYAPKFEAGAILHCYNASPLLLELCKFGNFYFGIGGVLTFKNAKNLVEILPKIPFDRIVIETDAPYLTPEPNRGKRNEPAFTTFVAKKIAEILNLESEVVCEKTSNNAKRLFKCFA, encoded by the coding sequence ATGATTATAGATACGCATTGTCATTTAGATAGTAAAGTTTATGATCCTGACCTTGATAAAATTTTAGATGAAGCTAGAAATTTAGGGTTAAAAGGCTTTATTATCCCGGGAGCTGATATCAATGATTTACCAAAAGCGGCTAAAATAGCACATGAAAATTCTGATATTTTCTTTGCCGCCGGAGTTCATCCATATGATAAAGAGAGTTTTGATATTAAAATTTTAAGAAATTTTGCTAAAGATGAAAAGTGTGTGGCGATTGGTGAATGTGGTCTAGACTACTTTCGCTTACCAAAAGATGAAAATGAAAAGATAAAAGAAAAAGAGGATCAAAAACGTATTTTTTTAGCTCAACTTGATTTAGCTGTTGAGTTAAAAAAACCCGTTATTCTTCATATTAGGGAGGCTAATGAGGACTCTTTTAATATCTTAAAAGAGTATGCACCAAAGTTTGAAGCTGGAGCGATTTTGCACTGTTATAATGCTTCGCCACTTCTTTTAGAGCTTTGTAAATTTGGGAATTTTTACTTTGGCATAGGCGGTGTTTTAACATTTAAAAATGCTAAAAATTTAGTCGAGATTTTGCCAAAAATCCCATTTGATAGGATAGTTATTGAAACTGACGCTCCTTATCTCACGCCAGAACCAAATCGTGGCAAGAGAAATGAGCCGGCGTTTACGACATTTGTTGCTAAAAAGATAGCTGAAATTTTAAACCTTGAATCTGAAGTTGTTTGTGAAAAAACTTCAAATAATGCCAAAAGGTTGTTTAAGTGCTTTGCTTAA
- a CDS encoding diguanylate cyclase: protein MERILVVDDNKALAKLIVMQMEKTIDEMAIDVAYSFAEAQMLINEHDKDYFMTILDLNLPDAPNGEIVDYALSKGLSAIVLTGSIDDETRQNFINKDIVDYVYKGNMDDINYIFQMINRLSKNRQYKVLVVEDSLPFRNMIKKILTSLQFKVLAAAHGEEAMNYFADNPDINLIITDYRMPVKDGLEVLKEVRKEKDKNSLGVIVMTSPSEKTDASIFLKNGASDFIAKPFSKEELICRVNNTIEAMENINKIANFANRDFLTGVYNRRFFYSDVEEYVQAAEETNEPYAFAMIDIDYFKKINDTYGNDGGDRILKSIAKILNDNTKGSDIVARFGGEEFCVVLKKISQEEAVKFFVNLRAKVAENEVTIKKEKVKVTISIGVSFGNGHCEIDDMLEACDSALYTAKENGRNRVEIAL, encoded by the coding sequence AAGCTGATTGTTATGCAAATGGAAAAGACTATTGATGAGATGGCAATTGATGTTGCATATAGTTTTGCCGAGGCTCAAATGCTAATTAATGAGCATGATAAAGATTATTTTATGACTATTTTGGATTTAAATTTGCCAGATGCTCCAAATGGCGAGATCGTTGATTATGCACTTTCCAAAGGGCTTTCAGCTATTGTTTTAACAGGTAGCATTGATGATGAAACAAGGCAAAATTTTATAAATAAAGATATTGTGGATTATGTTTATAAAGGAAATATGGACGATATCAACTATATCTTCCAAATGATAAATAGACTGAGCAAAAATAGACAATACAAGGTTTTGGTTGTTGAAGATTCACTTCCTTTTAGAAATATGATAAAAAAGATATTAACTAGCCTTCAGTTTAAAGTTTTGGCTGCGGCTCACGGCGAAGAGGCGATGAATTATTTTGCAGATAATCCTGATATAAATCTTATAATAACTGATTATAGAATGCCGGTAAAAGATGGCCTTGAGGTTTTAAAAGAGGTTAGAAAAGAAAAAGATAAAAATAGTCTTGGCGTAATCGTTATGACATCTCCTAGCGAAAAGACTGACGCATCAATATTCTTAAAAAATGGTGCGAGCGATTTTATAGCAAAACCATTTTCAAAAGAAGAGCTAATATGCCGTGTTAATAATACGATCGAAGCGATGGAAAATATAAACAAGATAGCAAATTTTGCAAATCGCGACTTCTTAACCGGAGTTTATAATAGAAGATTTTTTTATTCTGACGTGGAAGAGTATGTCCAAGCAGCTGAAGAGACCAATGAGCCTTATGCTTTTGCAATGATTGATATTGATTATTTTAAGAAGATAAATGATACATATGGCAATGATGGGGGAGACAGGATACTAAAATCAATCGCAAAAATTTTAAATGACAATACAAAAGGAAGTGATATTGTTGCTAGATTTGGCGGCGAAGAATTTTGCGTTGTGCTTAAAAAGATAAGCCAAGAAGAAGCTGTTAAATTTTTTGTAAATTTACGAGCCAAAGTGGCTGAAAATGAAGTAACTATAAAAAAGGAAAAAGTAAAAGTTACTATATCAATAGGTGTATCTTTTGGCAATGGGCATTGCGAGATAGACGATATGCTTGAGGCTTGCGATTCAGCACTTTACACCGCAAAAGAAAATGGTAGAAACAGAGTAGAAATAGCTTTATGA